One stretch of Candidatus Nitrosotenuis cloacae DNA includes these proteins:
- the rnhB gene encoding ribonuclease HII → MLVCGVDEAGRGSMLGPLVVAAITIDKSKIETLSKIGVKDSKKLSAKARESLYKQIIKLVDDYAVSKATPKQIDYAVAGHDLNNLEAQHMAKVIKKLQPSVSYVDSCDVNAARFGKEIARLSKTGKIKSYHHADAKFVVVSAASIIAKVTRDRAISKLAKNHPVGSGYPSDPKTVQFVKNWFSKNHTVPDYVRKSWAPVKLIASQPLA, encoded by the coding sequence GTGCTTGTTTGTGGTGTAGATGAAGCCGGACGTGGCTCTATGCTTGGGCCACTAGTTGTTGCTGCCATAACAATAGACAAATCAAAAATCGAGACCCTATCCAAAATAGGCGTCAAGGACTCGAAGAAACTATCTGCCAAGGCGCGAGAATCACTATACAAGCAAATCATCAAACTAGTAGATGATTATGCCGTGTCCAAGGCAACCCCAAAGCAAATCGACTATGCTGTAGCTGGACACGATCTGAATAATCTGGAGGCGCAACACATGGCAAAGGTGATAAAAAAACTCCAGCCCTCAGTATCATACGTTGATTCATGCGATGTGAATGCAGCTAGGTTTGGAAAAGAAATTGCTAGACTATCAAAGACTGGAAAAATAAAATCATACCATCATGCAGATGCAAAATTTGTTGTAGTGTCTGCAGCATCCATAATTGCCAAGGTTACTAGGGACCGAGCAATATCAAAACTGGCAAAGAATCATCCGGTGGGAAGTGGATATCCCTCTGATCCAAAAACAGTCCAGTTCGTCAAAAACTGGTTTTCAAAAAATCATACCGTGCCGGACTATGTGCGCAAAAGCTGGGCGCCAGTCAAATTAATTGCGAGTCAGCCTTTGGCGTGA
- a CDS encoding fibrillarin-like rRNA/tRNA 2'-O-methyltransferase yields MEGEDTDIFWLKLDGQKRLATENYVEGNQVYGEKLYKKAKIEYRVWDPYRSKLAAALYIGLDVFPITRGTKVLYLGASTGTTVSHISDIVGFDGLVFAVEHASRVARDFLDRVANFRKNVIPILQDARHPKQYFSVYGKIDVVYSDIAQPDQTEIAITNCKAFLKDGGYLFLVIKTRSIDVTQAPRKVIESETKKLQDDFTVIQSIGLEPYDKDHGLVVAKYHAKG; encoded by the coding sequence TTGGAAGGCGAAGATACTGATATTTTTTGGCTAAAACTTGATGGCCAAAAAAGACTAGCTACTGAAAATTATGTAGAGGGAAACCAGGTTTATGGAGAAAAACTCTACAAAAAAGCCAAAATAGAATACAGAGTTTGGGATCCATATAGAAGCAAGCTAGCAGCTGCTCTATACATTGGGTTAGATGTGTTCCCAATTACTCGCGGAACCAAGGTCTTGTATCTTGGCGCATCAACAGGCACTACAGTATCGCACATATCTGATATTGTTGGCTTTGATGGGTTAGTTTTTGCAGTAGAGCATGCAAGCAGAGTAGCGCGTGATTTCCTAGATAGGGTTGCCAATTTTAGAAAAAACGTCATACCTATTTTGCAGGACGCAAGGCACCCAAAGCAGTACTTTTCAGTGTATGGGAAAATTGATGTTGTTTATTCAGACATAGCGCAGCCAGACCAGACAGAAATTGCAATAACAAACTGCAAGGCGTTTCTAAAGGATGGTGGTTATCTGTTTTTGGTGATCAAAACCAGAAGCATCGATGTTACCCAAGCACCAAGAAAGGTAATCGAAAGCGAGACAAAAAAGCTGCAAGATGACTTTACTGTCATACAAAGTATTGGCCTAGAGCCATATGACAAAGACCACGGCCTGGTAGTGGCAAAATATCACGCCAAAGGCTGA